One stretch of Caldinitratiruptor microaerophilus DNA includes these proteins:
- a CDS encoding heavy-metal-associated domain-containing protein yields MRQMIMLRNLNCPNCAAKLERAAQKLPGMRTARVAFGAGALNVEYDEGRLSEQAIRELVRQFGLEVAAILPGPSS; encoded by the coding sequence ATGCGCCAGATGATCATGCTGCGGAACCTCAACTGCCCGAACTGCGCCGCCAAGCTTGAGAGGGCCGCGCAGAAGCTGCCCGGCATGCGGACGGCGCGGGTCGCCTTCGGGGCCGGCGCCCTGAACGTCGAGTACGACGAAGGGCGGCTGTCCGAACAGGCCATCCGGGAGCTCGTCCGCCAGTTCGGCCTCGAGGTGGCCGCGATCCTGCCGGGCCCCAGCAGCTAG